The sequence below is a genomic window from Sander lucioperca isolate FBNREF2018 chromosome 6, SLUC_FBN_1.2, whole genome shotgun sequence.
acagatacgcacaaacacatacacacacacacacacacacacatacatacatatagggTAATGGGGTACAAGGAGAGGAGGGAATTAAAGGAaagggaagagggagaggaagggcACTTCAAACAACATGCAGGCAAAATCTGCTTTCCAATGACAGGCTTTCCTTGAAAATTATATTTTCACACAGTTGCTTCAGATATACTGTAATGCTACCCCAACTAAAAAAACTGCTTTTGCCATCTTGTTTTTTAAGAGCaatgaaagagaaaaaacaatTTGCCATGGAGATGTTGCTGAAAATGAATTTTTTAGAGCTGAAAAGGGGCTGAAACTGAACTTGTGGATTATTTGATTAGCTGTTTGGTGTATTAAATGTCAGAAtggtaaaaaatattttctgaaataacatTCACGCAAGGATTTAGCACACAAAtgttttatcttatttattattcataTCTCATAAATCAAGTAGCAATGAAGCTAAAActtgaagttaataaataatatcaaagtataaattttttttttttccagcaggggaccccaaacttccctttcccgagccacattaaccccgcgacccgataccggataagcggacgaagatggatggatggaaagtaTACATAAACCATGTTTTGACTTGATGTTCAGACATAAAACCATTAGAAATTACAGGATCTTGCCAGAGAACAGAATATAAAAGGCTGGTATGTCCCAGAGTACCAGCATGGAAACATGTTTTGTGTGCCAATTATAAGACTTTGCATGTTCAAGTCACATAtgaagcccaagatgacgtccgcAAACGTGTCCACAATTCAAAGATATGCAGTTTACTATCATAGAGTaaataaactagaaaatattcacatttaagaagctgaaatcaaagaatttttcaactttttcaaaATGACTTTTATGCTTTTAAAGATATttatgattaatcgattatcaacatagttggtgattaatataatagttgacaactaatcgattaatcaactgATCTTTGCAGCGATAGAGCTGAATCGACCTTGCATTTTATCTGAGGGACTAAGGCCAACTTTATGCTAGCGTTTGTGTCAGTGTATGTTAGTATCAACATGGAGCAGGTGCAAAAGGCAGATAGTTGTGGTGGTAACAAGTGCAGATTCCTATAAGAAGGACACAATTAATTGAGAAAGAAATGCAAGAGAAGAGCTAAAGAAAGATGCATACGCATACATAGAGTCTCAAACAACAGTAATTAAAGGCTCTCTAacacagtggttctcaaacttgtTTTCACTAATATACCTGCtttgatatattttttcatCCAAGTACACCCTGGccagcccaaaaaaaaaaagaaaacggtAGAAAATAAATTCCTATCTATATAAAGTGGCACAACACAGAGCTGCGCCATCAGTGTCTTGATTTAAATGTTCAGAATCACTAAATCCATTCATTATAGTGtaaaattattttaggaattatgcataactgatatttttttcaataaacataaaacattttttttttttttaaacaaatctttacccctgcagtactccaaagtacccctaggagTACGCATACCTCGATTTGAGAAACAGTGGGTCAAGAACAGCTAAAGCTGGTATCTGATTGATTTATGTGAAAATGCTCTTGCaaatttatattgtatttttaattttcttaaGCGCCTGCGgcattttgaaaatgtacatATGAGATGACTGTTTGTGAATCACAAAACTAATGAGCAACATGTTAATTCATAAACACAAGCTGACATGAGTAGGGCATACAAATTCGGTTGGCTCCACATTTCTGAAGCAGAACAACCCGTTTTATTTTGCTCGGCTTGTATTAATGGAAAACATTCCCTCGGAGTGTTAATAGTGTTATTGTCATGGCAGGCATCTCCACATTCACAGCCTGAATGCACCAGTGTGCATACAGTAGGTAGAACTAACacgtaacagacacacacatccttACCTTTCCCTGTTTGATGACCCTCTTGACAGCATCTGACACCATTTGGGAGTGATATTCCAGACTGCAACACAATACAGTGACAATTAAGAGGTGGCCTGAACTTTCTTGTACGCTTGTCaaaattcacacaaacacacttaagGTGGTTTTCTAAGGCTTTAGAGCCAAGACAGAGGATTAGGAAGTACTGTACAGTGTGAAATGGTGCACTTTTTACAACAAGACCTAAGAGTCTTGACTCACTTGAGGTGCCTGAGCATGTTAGCAGCACTCAGCAGCATGGCTGTGGGGTTGGCAATGTTCCTTCCTACAGCTTGTGCAAAGGGGTGGCGTGCAccctgaaagaaagaaaaagagaatgaCACTGTTACAGTCCTGTAAGTCCTCTCCATCACCAATTACAGCACCAGAGAAGAGTGAAGTTGAATTAATAGTAAAACTATGTCCATAGCTATTGCTATTTTCTATAGTGTGCATCATTAATATTTTCTGCCATACATTCTCATCTAGAGTATAAAGGACAAACCATAAACAGAGGAATCAGAATAAAACCAGAGAAGGACTGGctgaatacataaataaaagtgGAAACTCACAGTCTCAAACACAGCATACTCTGCACTGTAACTTTCCCCAGGAACAACTCCTGCTCCTCCAACCAGCCCCGCTGCCAGGTTATCAATGATGTTACCGTACAGGTTGGGCATCACCAGCACGTCAAACTGGTATGGGTTCTGGACCAGCTGAAGCAAAGTAACAGACAATGAGAAGTTTGAACAAGAAATGGAAAAGTGACACTTAAAACCTAATCAGCAAATTATTGATTAATAAAGTCAGGGGAAAGAATTGTGTGGCTGTATGTACCTGCATGCAACAGTTATCAATGATTATGGTCTCATATTTGATTTTGGGGTACAGTTGGGCAATCTCTGCACAGCTCTGCAGAAACAGGCCATCACCTAATTTCCTGTAATAAGACAGGAGATGAGGACATGTGTTACTGTGACTATAATGCAGATCACAACCCTAATTAACACCATTTTAAGAATTAATAAAAGAATAtgatttaaaagaagaaaaaacgataaaaaaaaaacaaagagggaGCTTTGCGATATCCTTACATGATGTTGGCCTTGTGAACAGCTGTGACCTTGCTTCGTCCCTTCTTAGTGGCGTAATCGAAAGCGAACTTGGCGATGCGCCGTGACTTATCTCTGGTGATGATCTTCAAACATTCGATCACACCCGTCACACTCTACAGAGCAAGAAGAGGgtacatacattttaataaagcCATTCCTATTTAAGCTCGGACTAATTAACAGTGCAATAGAATGAAAACACATTACGCCCTACGTACAGCAGAcccatttttcagttttatatcaTATGTCTGTCGGACCAGATTCACTTCAATTTTAATGAGCAAAGCTGTCTACACTGTAACAGCTCGTATTTCACACGTATCACTGCAAACTGTCTTTTTAGACTTGAAGTCCATCAGGTGGCCATTGAAGACAAGGTGTAAATGGTTACACtgcaaacaaatttgcataatAAAGTCTACAGGACAAAGTATACAGGACTGCTAAAGAATCATATGAGTAGcaagtagcacacacacacacacacacacacacacacacgtttgttttgATACCCGTTTATGGCTGGCCAAATCTCTGGGTGCTGAAGGGATATCTCCCTctcttcaaagaaaaaaaatccttttcacGTGGGTTTTACAAACCATGGTTTATCTGACTACAGTGAGGAggagtgttgttgttgttgtttacctcGTGCTCCAGGGAGCTGTACTCCCCCTCGGTCTGTTCGCGGATGATGACCAGGTCCAGGTTGTTGTGGCGAGTGCTGTAGCCCGGCAGGCTATTCACATGAACCACATTAGCAAACAGGTCCAGTTTACGCCTGGGCAACGGATAGGGAGGTAtacgtttattttttatttaaacatcaAAGACACACAAAGTACACACATCAAAATGCACAACTTGTTTTACCTCAGTCTCATCTCGTATGAAGCCAGCTCCCCTTTAAATTCCATCGGTGTGTGAATCTTTCCTGAATAACCAAGCATGTGACAAACATAAACGTTAGGTCCGTTGCCGCCTTTTAATGAACTCATCttttgttgttaataaatgGGGGTGAACTATGAAAGGAGACAAAATAACAAGTAAAGCTACCTTTCATTGCCACTTTGTTGGTCTTCATTGAGGTTAACACTTGCTCCAGCTTCTCGTCACTGGCCATGTTCTGCACCTCGCTCAGGTGGAACTCCTCAAATTCTACTGGGACATCTCCTGCCTGGTGACAAGACAAAAAACAGCcaactttattattttaaaaagacATGCCATCAACATATATAAAAGGCTGAATAAGTGAGCAAGAGTgggacaaaaatgaaattacgAGATGGTGAAAATCCTTTTACTATGGatgtttgtgagaaaaaaagatcctcTTCTTTGGTTTATTTTCTTCTACTCATAGCTATAGTGCCCCACATTATTTCTAAAAAGACAAAGGGCAGCGATCATTCCATCTCCGTCATTGTAAAATGTACCTTGAACACTTCCTTGACAGCAGTCATCAGCTCAGGTCCCACTCCATCCCCTGGCACCATTGTGACCTTGAAGGTAGCATCAGCACGGGCGGGTGGGGCTTCTGGGCCACACAAAGCAGCAGACACACTCAATGGTCGAGAGGTCAGCTGCTGCCACCGGGGGCCGCTCAGGCCCTGAGGATAGGAAAGAAGACACAGTTACAACAAGCACGACATGGTAGAggtgggcaatatatcgatattatatcgatatcgtgatatgtgactagatatcgtcttagattttggatatcgtaatatggcataagtgttgtcttttcctggttttaaaggctgcattacagtaaagtgatgtcattttctgaactgaccagactgttgtaactgttctattatttaactttacccacttagtcattatatccacattactgatgattatttatcaaaaatctcattgtgtgaatattttgtgaaagcaccaatagtcaacactacaatattgttgcggtatcgatatcgagatatttggtcaaaaatattgtgatatttgattttctccatatcgcccagccctacaacaTGGTATaccaaaaaaacaatatcaatGTGCCTACTCTCAGACATGTAGTTGTAGCTATTCCTTTTATATCTCTGGATATAATGATGATTACCAACTTAATTTGTGAaccattaaaacaaagcaatgtCTGACCCCTTGTCACAGTTTGCATATGCCTATGAGATGTACGCAATTCCCAGGATGTTCCCATCTTCCTATTCAATTTCAGAGGAGAAAAAGGTAACGAATAGAGAAAAAGcttacaaaaataaacatattttgggtagagttgaaatgattagtcgATTAGTATTATGAGAAATGTGGCTTTATGGCAATATTGGATTTTTATAGGATTTTTGCATGTATATCAGATATCAAATTGGCTGGATAAACCAAACCAGACATTCCTGTCCAGTTATTTTATCCATAAAGTTGATTTATTTTCCAGAAAATGATCTTGATCAAAATATATACATcaatattacaatataaaataacacacactgtgataATTTGACAGAGGATTTTATCCATATTGCCCACTGCTAGTCACAATGGTGCACGTTTTATTAGACAGTATTGAGGTAGTAGAGATGggtgtgacttttttttccttcttttttttttttaatctctgttTCCAGAGGATCCTGAATGGTCATCAGCCACTGACCTGTAGACAAAATGTGATCTACAGGGgggaaataatataaacaattcACTTGCTGTCCTCTGTCAAAAAGGGAACTCACCATGCCATCTGTAGCTAGTTTTAAAGTGATAATCTAAGCAACTGCACATCTTTTGACTCCCACTGACCTTCAAGAATTTGGCAAGAGAGAAAACTGGAAGATGACAACTAAACAAAGTTATGAAATCACAAGCGTAATAGGCCTATATGTTATCTTAAGAGGCAAACCGACTTATCTGGCCTGCTCTCTGCCTTACCATGTCAGTTAGCCAACGTTACTTTAACGTTAGCTCACTTTAATCTCACATAACCCAAGCTACAGTTCTGAACTATATGGCCATTCACTTGTTTGACGAGTACCTACTAACGACTAAGATTTATTTTCTCGATGACGAACTGACCAAACCAGATGGAGCCAtacatcacaacaacaacaactagcTATCACTTTTTATCTGAAGCTATTTGAATCAACGGAGGCTCGTGGTTAGCGACAATACACGAATGGCACCAGCCAGTAAAACTCTTAAGATAACATGGTGCTTGAGTTTAACATATACAACTTTAACTCCTGCAACTCCTTCCCTACGTTTCCCTACCGACGTATGATTAAAATAAGCTTGTACACCATCTATGCACTCACCTTGACCAATGTTACCAAGCTTCCTCTCAGGGCGGCCGCCATTGTTACAGATGCAGCAGGCAGCGACTGagcttcttcttctgtggtgcagtgttttttttttgttttttttttatttatacagacaaatacaacacaaaatacaaagaaCAAAAGACATACAACATGACattagatatacagtatacaggggTACAGCCACAGTCACAATAGGCCTAAGTGGACAAGCTGGTAGGCAGAGAAATaaatagatacatatatataacaataaaacCTCATTAATAAACCTTTGAGGTCACACACAACTCATATAGATCCAGAGTTCTTACGGCCTTAGCGTTTTTTGAGTACTTAATTGAATTAATGTAATTTCTAAACTCAGACATAAAACCAGAAAAGAATGGTTTAGAACCACAGAATTTGTTTCTATGGATGTGGTATTTAGCATATAGAAATAAAAGATTTATAATAAAGTGTTTTCCTTCATATTCAGCTGCAAAGTCAAACATACCAAAGAAAACATCCTTAAAGCAAAATGAAAAATCTGGGATTAATACAGAGTGAATGAATTTTAGGAACTCTGACCAGAATTTTACTGTATGGGGACAGTTCCAAAAAAGATGTGACACGTTTTCCTCAGTGCTATTACAGAATGAGCAGTTAGACTCAATATCCTGTTTGTATCTTTTGAGGAAAGATTTTGCTGGGTAAAACCTGTGTATTAGTTTAAACGAGACTTCTCTCACTTTATTAGTAACAAGGTATTTAACAGGTAAAGACCACACTTTCTTCCAGGGAATATTCTCTACTATACCATTACAGTATGGAATAACATAGGGAATAGTAACAATGTCAGACTGGAATAAAGCTCTAATTCTCTTATTAATACTGCGATTTTCTGTTGAGAAGCACAAACGGCCCACATAAGTATCCGTTAATTTGATTAGATGAGTAAGAGGTTGTGGGGGAGTATTACCCTTTAACAACATTATAATCCCAGTGGGAATTGCATCAAAAATAATAGCATATTCCTTGACAGTTACTGGAAATTGATATTTTCTTAGGAAATCTGAGTATTCGTATAGTTTACCGTTCGGATCAAAAAGTTGACTAACAAGGGTAATGTTATTGTTAAAccagttttcaaaaaaaaagagatttgttTTTGTAGAGAATGTTCTCGTTATTCCAAATGTAGCATTTGTGAGGTGAGAAGTTATGCTTAAATATGAGAGACCACGTCAAAAGCATTTGCTTGTGAAAATTGGACAATTTGATTGGGATTTTGCTAATCTTGTAATTGCACATCAATAAAAACTTCAGGCCACCAACtttagaaaaaatatatttagggATAAAGTTCCATAAGGATGTGGGGTTATTAATAAACTGTCTAATCCAGTTTATTTTGAATGTGTTATTTAATGTGGTGAAGTCTAAAAAGTTCAGACCCCCCCATTGATTAGAGTTCATTataacagatttttttaatataatgtattctGTTTTTCCATATAAAGTTAAACAACattgaataaatatttttggACACACTACTATCTACAGCTAAAGAGAGAGCACCATAAGTGAGTCTGGATATACCATCAGCTTTTGAGAGTAAAATTCTACCTCTTAAAGATAAGTCTCTTTATAACCATGAATTCAGTTTcctttgtgttttctgaaagGTAGGACTAAAGTTTAGAGAGCACCTTGTAGATAAGTCTTTGGCTATGATAATTCCTAGATAAGTGACCTGATCTTTTACAGGAATGTTATGTATAGAGTGCACCAAGCAATCTTTTATAGCCATAAGTTCACACTTTTTTAAGTTCAGATGAAGACCAGAGGCTTTTGAGAAACCTTTAATTAATTCTAATGATAGAGGAATTTGGGAGGCGTCCTTCAGGAAGATTGTGGTGTCATCAGCAAGTTGACTGATTATAATCTGCCTATCCGCAATTAAGATTCCTTGTAAGGCACTGTTTGAGATATGAAGAGCCAGGAGTTGAGAAGCTATTAAGAACAAGTAGGGTGAGATAGGGCAACCTTGCTTAACCCCACGAGACACATTAAACCTTGGTGATGTACCAAGTTTTAATTTTACTGCACTATTGCCATTTTTATACAGGGTTCTAATAGTTTtacaaaaaaagtgaccaaaactaAATTTATCAAGAGCTTTCAAAATGAAGCCATGTTCAAGAGAGTCAAAAGCTTTATAGAAATCAAGAAACAAGAGAAAGCTGTTATCATTGATGAGATCGTTATAGTCTAGCACATCCAAAATCAGTCTAACATTGTTAGCAATGTGACGTTTCCTCATGAATCCAGATTGTGACTCATCTATGATAGAGTCCAGAACGTACTTCATTCTATTAGCAAATATgatgggggtgggggtgaagcgtgatcatggaaggcttgtgtcatgtggatgcactgacagaattgttgtcattacttacaattcctcatgggggagacagaaactacgcaccatAGATTTAATGGATTTCCATGCATGCTCCTCAGAGTAAATCACAGTACACGGCTCCCATGCCAACAGCACGggtctctttctccctctacTCTTGTGCCATGCAGCAGGCAGTCCGTCGACACAGCCACTAAGCTTTTTGCAAATGACACATAATGACGTCcccaatatgcaaatgaggtatgaccatagactgtatataagaatggaccaacagatcccgttgctctggacccTCTTATATACAGCCTAtgctcttatatacagtctatgctctggaccagtgaaggcctttagaagcacttttccggtgagcgctgagcgttact
It includes:
- the idh3b gene encoding isocitrate dehydrogenase [NAD] subunit beta, mitochondrial isoform X1, which gives rise to MAAALRGSLVTLVKGLSGPRWQQLTSRPLSVSAALCGPEAPPARADATFKVTMVPGDGVGPELMTAVKEVFKAGDVPVEFEEFHLSEVQNMASDEKLEQVLTSMKTNKVAMKGKIHTPMEFKGELASYEMRLRRKLDLFANVVHVNSLPGYSTRHNNLDLVIIREQTEGEYSSLEHESVTGVIECLKIITRDKSRRIAKFAFDYATKKGRSKVTAVHKANIMKLGDGLFLQSCAEIAQLYPKIKYETIIIDNCCMQLVQNPYQFDVLVMPNLYGNIIDNLAAGLVGGAGVVPGESYSAEYAVFETGARHPFAQAVGRNIANPTAMLLSAANMLRHLNLEYHSQMVSDAVKRVIKQGKVRTRDLGGYSTTGDFVRAVVENLRHQPIN
- the idh3b gene encoding isocitrate dehydrogenase [NAD] subunit beta, mitochondrial isoform X2 — encoded protein: MAAALRGSLVTLVKGLSGPRWQQLTSRPLSVSAALCGPEAPPARADATFKVTMVPGDGVGPELMTAVKEVFKAGDVPVEFEEFHLSEVQNMASDEKLEQVLTSMKTNKVAMKGKIHTPMEFKGELASYEMRLRRKLDLFANVVHVNSLPGYSTRHNNLDLVIIREQTEGEYSSLEHESVTGVIECLKIITRDKSRRIAKFAFDYATKKGRSKVTAVHKANIMKLGDGLFLQSCAEIAQLYPKIKYETIIIDNCCMQLVQNPYQFDVLVMPNLYGNIIDNLAAGLVGGAGVVPGESYSAEYAVFETGARHPFAQAVGRNIANPTAMLLSAANMLRHLNLEYHSQMVSDAVKRVIKQGKVRTGDLGGYASSDEFTRAVIANLAV